A genomic segment from Kyrpidia tusciae DSM 2912 encodes:
- a CDS encoding L-lactate permease codes for MSPWHQVYYPVGGSLWLSALVAVIPIAFFFWALAVRRMKGHVAGLLTLLLAVILAIIVNGMPVPMAVSTAIYGMLSGLWPIGWIVFTAVFLYNITEESGYFRVIRDSITGLTGDRRMQALLIAFSFSAFMEGSAGFGTPVAIAAAILAGLGFNPLYAAGICLVANSAPVAFGAIGIPITTAAQVTGMDAHTISQVVGRQLPILSLFLPFWLVLIMSGWKRTIEVLPAILISGGSFAITQFLVSNFVGPELPDIASAFVSLIALALFLRVWRPKEEFHFADEKADAIVNQAAAARQQHSSGDMVRAWAPWVILTVMIIIWSLPAFKSAVAGTTIAVNWPWLNKLVVSVPPVAAKNTPMAAVWKFDWLGATGTSILIASILSMFVVRMSVGTWFKVLVRTFRQLLWPLVTIAAVLGFGHVTNYSSMSATIALALAGTGVLFPLFSPILGWLGVFLTGSDTSSNVLFGNLQKITAEQLGLNPYLMVGANSSGGVTGKMISPQSIAVGASATGLAGREGEIYRFTLKHSILFVLIVSVITTIEAYVFPGLIPK; via the coding sequence TTGAGTCCTTGGCATCAAGTGTATTATCCCGTAGGGGGAAGCCTTTGGTTGTCCGCCCTGGTGGCGGTCATCCCCATCGCCTTCTTCTTCTGGGCGCTGGCCGTGCGCCGGATGAAAGGCCATGTGGCGGGGCTGTTGACACTGCTACTCGCCGTGATTCTCGCCATCATTGTCAACGGCATGCCGGTTCCCATGGCCGTCTCCACGGCGATCTACGGGATGTTGAGTGGACTGTGGCCGATCGGTTGGATCGTGTTTACCGCCGTATTTTTGTATAACATTACAGAAGAATCCGGGTATTTTCGCGTCATTCGCGACTCGATCACCGGGCTCACCGGAGACCGGCGGATGCAGGCCTTGTTGATCGCATTTTCGTTTAGTGCATTCATGGAAGGTTCGGCGGGGTTTGGGACGCCGGTGGCCATCGCCGCCGCCATTCTGGCGGGTCTTGGGTTTAACCCGTTGTACGCTGCGGGGATATGCTTGGTCGCGAACAGTGCGCCAGTGGCCTTTGGCGCCATCGGGATTCCCATTACCACCGCCGCCCAGGTCACAGGGATGGATGCCCACACGATCAGCCAGGTGGTGGGGCGTCAGCTTCCGATTCTTTCCCTGTTTCTACCTTTTTGGCTGGTGCTCATCATGAGCGGGTGGAAACGGACCATCGAGGTGTTGCCGGCGATTCTCATCTCCGGCGGTTCCTTTGCCATCACGCAATTTTTGGTCTCCAATTTTGTGGGACCGGAGCTACCGGACATCGCTTCCGCTTTTGTCAGCTTGATCGCTCTGGCCCTGTTCCTCCGGGTGTGGCGCCCGAAGGAAGAATTTCATTTTGCCGATGAAAAGGCCGATGCTATTGTCAACCAAGCGGCGGCGGCCCGGCAGCAGCACAGTTCCGGGGACATGGTTCGGGCCTGGGCGCCCTGGGTGATTCTCACCGTGATGATTATTATCTGGTCTTTGCCCGCCTTTAAATCGGCCGTCGCCGGGACCACGATTGCGGTGAATTGGCCCTGGCTGAACAAACTGGTAGTCTCGGTTCCTCCTGTAGCTGCAAAAAACACCCCCATGGCGGCGGTGTGGAAGTTCGACTGGCTGGGAGCCACGGGGACGTCGATTCTGATCGCCTCGATTCTGTCGATGTTTGTGGTGCGCATGTCGGTGGGGACTTGGTTTAAGGTGCTCGTTCGCACCTTCCGGCAGTTGTTGTGGCCGTTGGTCACCATCGCCGCGGTGCTGGGGTTCGGCCACGTAACGAATTACTCCTCCATGAGCGCCACCATCGCTTTGGCCCTGGCCGGAACCGGCGTACTGTTTCCGCTTTTCTCGCCGATTCTCGGTTGGCTGGGCGTCTTTCTCACCGGTAGTGACACGTCGTCGAATGTGTTGTTTGGCAACCTGCAGAAGATTACTGCCGAGCAGTTGGGACTCAATCCGTACCTGATGGTGGGGGCGAACAGTTCCGGGGGGGTGACCGGCAAAATGATCTCTCCCCAGTCCATCGCCGTGGGGGCTTCGGCGACGGGGTTGGCCGGCCGGGAAGGCGAGATTTATCGATTCACCCTTAAACATAGTATACTGTTTGTGTTGATCGTTTCGGTGATTACAACGATCGAGGCCTACGTGTTCCCGGGATTGATCCCCAAGTAG
- a CDS encoding FAD-binding oxidoreductase, translating into MSTAREKLVEELARIVGPKSVISDRHQLMAYECDGYTIQRGLPAAVVFPADTDQVAAVVKYLHREKIPFVPRGAGTGLSGGAIPLHGEVVVNLVRMNRILHIDYENRYAVVQPGVVNRRLSQVVGARGYYYAPDPSSQQACTLGGNIGENAGGPHCLKYGVTTNHVLALEWVLPDGQVVMVGGPNGDDVGYDLRGLFIGTEGTLGIVTRIWVRLLKKQVGVKTILALFDRVEDASRAVSGIIAKGILPGALEMMDRLAMRAVEAGAYPVGYPEDIEAVLLLELDGAAEGLEDQAEDAVKVCKEHGVRDVRVAASEPERTLWWNNRKTAFGAMGNISPDYLVQDGVIPRSTLPDVLARIAEISKDSGLRIANVFHAGDGNLHPLVLFDSGVPGETQRAVETGSRVLQVCADVGGSITGEHGVGLEKMYDMEKIFSPADIEYQLKIRGIWNAEELCNPGKLFPRPAKCIDAKAVAAGRG; encoded by the coding sequence ATGAGCACGGCGCGGGAGAAATTGGTGGAGGAACTGGCGCGGATCGTCGGCCCGAAGAGTGTCATCTCAGACAGGCACCAGCTCATGGCCTACGAGTGTGACGGCTATACCATCCAGCGGGGCCTGCCCGCCGCGGTGGTGTTTCCGGCAGACACGGACCAAGTGGCGGCGGTGGTGAAATATCTCCATCGGGAGAAGATCCCGTTTGTACCGAGGGGTGCGGGCACCGGGCTCAGTGGCGGGGCGATCCCGCTGCACGGCGAGGTGGTGGTGAATCTGGTCCGCATGAATCGGATTCTCCACATCGATTACGAAAACCGCTACGCCGTGGTTCAGCCCGGGGTGGTGAACCGCCGGTTGTCCCAGGTGGTGGGCGCCCGGGGTTACTACTATGCCCCCGACCCGTCGAGCCAGCAGGCCTGCACCTTGGGAGGGAACATCGGCGAAAACGCCGGGGGACCTCATTGTCTCAAATACGGGGTGACGACCAACCATGTTCTTGCCCTGGAGTGGGTGCTTCCGGACGGGCAGGTGGTGATGGTCGGCGGGCCGAACGGTGACGATGTCGGCTACGATCTGCGGGGGTTGTTCATCGGCACGGAGGGGACCCTCGGAATCGTGACCCGGATCTGGGTGAGGCTGCTAAAAAAACAGGTCGGGGTCAAGACGATCCTGGCGCTGTTCGATCGGGTGGAAGACGCCAGCCGGGCAGTCTCCGGGATCATCGCGAAAGGGATCCTGCCCGGGGCTTTGGAAATGATGGACCGGCTGGCCATGCGGGCGGTGGAGGCCGGAGCGTATCCGGTGGGGTATCCCGAGGACATCGAAGCCGTTTTGCTCCTTGAGCTGGACGGCGCGGCGGAAGGTCTGGAGGATCAGGCCGAAGATGCCGTGAAGGTGTGCAAAGAGCACGGGGTGCGGGACGTCCGGGTGGCGGCCAGTGAACCGGAGCGGACCCTTTGGTGGAACAATCGGAAAACAGCATTTGGGGCGATGGGGAACATCTCCCCGGATTATCTCGTGCAGGATGGAGTGATTCCCAGATCCACCCTTCCCGATGTCCTTGCCCGAATCGCCGAGATCAGTAAAGATTCCGGCCTGCGCATCGCCAACGTGTTTCACGCCGGGGACGGCAATCTCCATCCATTGGTGCTCTTTGACTCCGGGGTGCCGGGAGAGACCCAACGGGCGGTGGAGACGGGCTCCCGGGTCCTTCAGGTCTGCGCCGATGTGGGAGGGTCGATCACCGGCGAGCACGGGGTGGGGCTCGAAAAAATGTACGACATGGAGAAAATTTTTAGCCCTGCGGACATCGAATACCAACTCAAGATCCGGGGAATCTGGAATGCAGAAGAACTGTGCAACCCGGGGAAACTCTTTCCGCGGCCCGCCAAATGTATCGATGCGAAGGCCGTTGCGGCCGGGAGGGGGTGA
- a CDS encoding (Fe-S)-binding protein: protein MPSSGAESAREDYSPGPAAGQSGSLEGTTAFRWDDPPDPDKYSVCVHCGLCLEACPTYQELGIENQSPRGRVYLIRAASEGRLPLDEALIDPVFRCLDCRACESVCPSGVQVGTLIEQARGQVFAARPAQGWQGFIQRLFLQRIFPRPKRLRRLARIGRFYQRTGLARLARSTGVLNLFPPHLREMEAALPQIPATSSRELLPAQVPAQRQRRGRVALVTGCVMDVLFTDTNLATARVLARNGYEVRVPEGQVCCGALQVHAGDRETAKAMAKQNIDAFLAEDVDAVIINAAGCGAAMKEYGELLRSDPAYREKAERFSRKVKDVAEFLAEVGFDPPKGRVEMTVTYHDACHLSHAQGVRQQPRDILASIPGLRVVEMPDSDRCCGSAGIYNLTHPEIASPLLDRKMADVPEKAEAIVMGNPGCMMQIRAGVQRTGVPRKVLHTVDILDAAYQAEEETR from the coding sequence ATGCCGTCGTCAGGGGCAGAGTCGGCCCGGGAGGATTACTCCCCAGGGCCTGCGGCGGGGCAGTCCGGCTCCTTGGAGGGGACCACCGCTTTTCGATGGGACGATCCGCCGGACCCAGATAAATATTCCGTGTGCGTTCATTGCGGACTTTGTTTGGAAGCATGTCCAACGTATCAAGAGCTGGGCATCGAGAACCAATCTCCCCGGGGGCGGGTGTACCTCATCCGGGCGGCCTCCGAAGGGCGGCTTCCCCTGGACGAGGCATTGATCGACCCGGTTTTCCGGTGCCTCGACTGCCGGGCTTGCGAATCGGTCTGCCCGTCGGGGGTTCAGGTCGGGACGCTGATCGAACAAGCCCGGGGGCAGGTGTTCGCCGCCCGGCCGGCCCAGGGCTGGCAGGGTTTTATTCAACGCTTGTTTTTGCAACGGATTTTTCCGCGCCCAAAGCGCCTGCGCAGGTTGGCCCGGATTGGCCGATTTTATCAGCGAACCGGCCTGGCCCGCCTCGCCCGGAGCACCGGGGTTCTGAATCTTTTTCCGCCTCACTTGAGGGAGATGGAGGCGGCCCTTCCGCAGATTCCCGCCACCAGCTCCAGAGAGCTGCTCCCGGCCCAGGTGCCCGCGCAGCGGCAACGCCGGGGACGAGTTGCCCTGGTCACCGGCTGTGTGATGGACGTCCTGTTCACCGACACCAATTTGGCCACGGCCCGGGTGCTGGCCCGAAACGGCTACGAGGTGAGGGTGCCCGAGGGGCAGGTTTGCTGCGGCGCCCTGCAGGTGCACGCCGGGGATCGGGAGACAGCCAAAGCCATGGCCAAGCAGAACATCGATGCGTTTCTGGCCGAAGACGTCGATGCGGTGATCATCAATGCAGCGGGCTGTGGTGCGGCGATGAAAGAATACGGGGAACTTTTGCGCAGCGACCCGGCCTACCGTGAGAAGGCGGAGCGATTCAGCCGCAAAGTCAAAGATGTCGCGGAGTTTCTCGCCGAAGTGGGGTTCGATCCTCCCAAGGGCAGGGTGGAAATGACGGTCACTTACCACGATGCCTGCCATCTGAGCCACGCCCAGGGAGTTCGCCAGCAGCCCCGGGACATTCTCGCCTCGATTCCGGGTCTGCGCGTCGTGGAGATGCCCGATTCGGACCGCTGCTGCGGGAGCGCGGGAATCTACAATCTCACCCACCCGGAGATCGCCAGTCCCTTGCTCGATCGGAAAATGGCCGACGTCCCCGAAAAGGCCGAGGCGATTGTCATGGGCAATCCCGGGTGCATGATGCAAATCCGGGCGGGTGTCCAGAGGACAGGGGTGCCGCGCAAGGTGCTGCACACCGTGGATATCCTCGATGCGGCCTACCAAGCGGAGGAGGAGACGCGATGA
- a CDS encoding FAD-binding oxidoreductase, whose translation MAVDQSGKQAATFGALREELRTAFGRDAVTARAFAGTPDGPPADLDELRPRDEREAAEIVRWAADRGVQLLPLGAGTQWIPSLQEGAEPLVVSAAAMSGVVEYDPGDLVMVVRSGTPLAEIERVAGEHGQWLPVDPLVSERATLGGVIGTAAAGPHRLGYGPLRDWVIGLRAVTADGPIRAGGKVVKNVAGYDVTKLFIGSQGSLGLVTEAAIKLRPLPPERRLLAFKAPDVEPLQSFARELMDRSWSLSAAEWINPALAAACGLPKEWFALLGTDDLSKSAQGAVEGWRRLAREHGLEEIGAWAGRDADDLWSRYRNALGGTPALRVRWVMWPSQVPGTALHLHVGRVGGKVEDGPGTAGGLASSLREEATDRLFVSGGLGTGEVRAAWILGDAVPEEAGHHILARIAAVTEAVRSDMGRVRVERVPFAWRKSLLGTLGSAAESPLSRRVKEVLDPGNVFVSADFMGGV comes from the coding sequence ATGGCGGTGGACCAAAGTGGAAAACAAGCGGCGACGTTCGGCGCCCTGCGGGAGGAACTGCGGACCGCCTTCGGGCGGGACGCCGTGACGGCCAGAGCCTTTGCGGGAACACCAGACGGGCCGCCGGCGGATCTGGATGAATTGCGGCCCCGGGATGAACGGGAGGCGGCGGAGATCGTTCGCTGGGCGGCGGACAGAGGGGTGCAACTCTTGCCCCTTGGGGCGGGGACCCAGTGGATTCCGAGTCTGCAGGAGGGCGCGGAGCCGCTTGTCGTATCTGCTGCTGCCATGTCCGGTGTTGTGGAGTACGATCCCGGAGATTTGGTCATGGTCGTTCGGTCCGGAACACCGCTGGCTGAAATAGAGCGGGTCGCGGGGGAACACGGGCAATGGCTGCCCGTCGATCCCCTGGTGAGCGAAAGGGCCACCTTGGGGGGCGTCATCGGTACCGCGGCGGCGGGGCCGCATCGCCTCGGTTACGGACCTCTGCGGGACTGGGTCATCGGGCTCCGAGCGGTGACCGCAGACGGACCGATCCGGGCAGGCGGCAAAGTAGTGAAGAATGTGGCCGGGTATGACGTGACGAAGCTTTTTATCGGATCCCAGGGCAGCCTCGGTCTCGTAACCGAGGCGGCGATCAAACTTCGCCCCCTTCCGCCGGAGCGGCGGCTTCTCGCTTTCAAGGCCCCGGATGTCGAACCATTGCAATCCTTCGCCCGGGAGTTGATGGACCGGTCCTGGAGTCTATCTGCGGCGGAGTGGATCAACCCGGCCTTGGCGGCGGCCTGCGGTCTGCCCAAGGAATGGTTCGCCCTTCTCGGCACGGATGACTTATCGAAGTCGGCCCAGGGCGCGGTGGAGGGGTGGCGCCGGCTGGCGAGGGAACATGGTTTGGAAGAGATTGGGGCATGGGCGGGCCGGGACGCGGACGATCTTTGGAGTCGCTATCGTAACGCTTTGGGCGGCACCCCGGCTTTGCGGGTGCGATGGGTGATGTGGCCAAGCCAGGTTCCCGGAACGGCGTTGCACCTTCACGTCGGACGCGTTGGGGGAAAGGTGGAGGATGGCCCCGGAACGGCCGGCGGGCTCGCGAGTTCTTTGCGCGAAGAAGCGACCGATCGTTTGTTCGTGTCCGGAGGACTCGGTACCGGAGAGGTCCGGGCGGCCTGGATCTTGGGGGACGCTGTCCCTGAGGAGGCCGGCCATCACATCCTTGCTCGGATCGCGGCGGTGACTGAGGCGGTGCGATCGGACATGGGGCGGGTGCGGGTGGAACGCGTGCCCTTTGCGTGGAGAAAATCGCTCCTCGGGACCCTCGGATCCGCCGCGGAGTCCCCACTTAGCCGCCGGGTGAAGGAAGTCCTGGATCCTGGAAACGTCTTTGTCTCCGCAGATTTTATGGGAGGTGTATGA